From the genome of Pseudomonas yamanorum, one region includes:
- a CDS encoding GntT/GntP/DsdX family permease — protein MELSTAAWMVHDTRLMFCVLLAIASIIVLISATKLPPFLSILIGTFIAGVGAGLPPEEVAKAFSKGAGAILGEAGIIIALGSMLGALMAESGAADRIATTLLGLGKGKSLPWVMALVAMVIGLPLFFEVGLVMMVPIIFVMAKRSNQPLLKIAIPALAGMTTLHALMPPHPGPLIAVGALHADLGLTMLLGFCLAVPAVILAGPLYGNWLSKRMHVDEPADIGALFSAPPKAPRQPSFGVSLLIILLPVILMLGSTLAKVAMSPESPVALTLKFLGEPLIALGLAVIAAVICLGWASGMPRADVGNTLRKALAPIAVLLLTIGAGGGLKQTLLDAGVSQTISKVAEGAHMPYLLLAWLIAVALRQATGSATVATTTTAGILAPMMAGLAATQSSLVALAIGAGSVFFCHVNDAGFWMVREYFGLQLKQTIWVWSVLQTIVSVVGLVGTLLMWHFLT, from the coding sequence TTGGAGCTATCGACTGCCGCGTGGATGGTTCACGACACCCGCCTCATGTTCTGCGTATTACTGGCCATCGCCAGCATCATTGTGTTGATCAGTGCGACCAAGCTGCCGCCCTTCCTGTCGATCCTGATCGGTACGTTTATCGCCGGTGTCGGCGCCGGCTTGCCGCCGGAAGAAGTGGCCAAGGCGTTCAGCAAAGGCGCCGGGGCGATCCTCGGTGAAGCCGGGATCATCATTGCCCTGGGCTCGATGCTCGGCGCGTTGATGGCTGAGTCCGGCGCTGCCGACCGTATCGCCACCACCCTGCTGGGGTTGGGCAAGGGCAAGTCGTTGCCCTGGGTGATGGCGCTGGTGGCGATGGTGATTGGCTTGCCGCTGTTCTTCGAAGTGGGTCTGGTGATGATGGTGCCGATCATCTTTGTGATGGCCAAACGTTCGAACCAGCCGCTGCTGAAAATCGCGATCCCGGCGCTGGCGGGCATGACCACCTTGCACGCTTTGATGCCGCCACATCCGGGGCCACTGATTGCGGTGGGCGCATTGCACGCCGACCTGGGCCTGACCATGTTGCTGGGCTTCTGCCTGGCAGTACCGGCCGTGATTCTGGCGGGCCCGCTGTACGGCAACTGGCTGTCCAAGCGCATGCACGTGGACGAGCCGGCCGACATTGGCGCGCTGTTCAGTGCACCGCCCAAGGCGCCGCGTCAGCCGAGCTTTGGTGTGTCGCTGCTGATCATTTTGTTGCCGGTGATCCTGATGCTCGGCAGCACCCTGGCCAAGGTTGCCATGTCGCCGGAAAGCCCGGTGGCACTGACCTTGAAATTCCTCGGTGAGCCGTTGATCGCGCTGGGCCTGGCGGTGATTGCCGCAGTGATTTGCCTGGGCTGGGCCAGCGGCATGCCGCGGGCCGATGTCGGCAATACCTTGCGCAAGGCGCTGGCGCCGATCGCGGTGCTGTTGCTGACCATCGGCGCGGGCGGCGGGTTGAAGCAAACCCTGCTGGATGCCGGCGTGAGCCAGACCATCAGCAAGGTGGCCGAAGGCGCGCACATGCCGTACCTGTTGCTGGCCTGGTTGATTGCGGTGGCGTTGCGTCAGGCGACGGGGTCGGCGACCGTCGCCACCACGACAACGGCGGGCATCCTGGCGCCGATGATGGCGGGGTTGGCGGCGACGCAAAGCTCACTGGTCGCGCTGGCGATTGGTGCCGGCTCGGTGTTCTTCTGCCACGTCAACGATGCCGGCTTCTGGATGGTGCGGGAGTACTTCGGCTTGCAGTTGAAGCAGACGATCTGGGTGTGGTCGGTGTTGCAGACCATCGTGTCGGTGGTGGGCCTGGTGGGCACATTGCTGATGTGGCACTTCCTGACGTAA
- a CDS encoding TolC family protein: MPTFISTFIGPAVLLLITVQGVNAQTLTLESALQTAFANNPDMAAAQWEIDIAQGGRQQAGLIPNPVASWDAEDTRRNSRTTTVKLSQTLELGGKRGARIDVATRAQEAAALTLEQRRNGLRADVIDGYYGALRAQERLDLAQRSLALAERGLVVANGRVTAGKSSPVEATRAQVQLSEIRLEFNRAQMGLTDAYRRLAASTGAASTDFQAVAPQAQAAPALPPTAQLLGRLEQTVELRLAELQIVQGEAALGLEKAQRIPDLDVSIGSQYDASVRERVNVVGVSMPIPLFNRNQGNVLAASRRADQARDLRNAAELRLRTETRQALDLWQTANTEVRSFNQQILPAAQSAVDSATRGFEMGKFNFLEVLDAQRTLIAARTQYLAATAQATEAWVRIERIYGDLARF, encoded by the coding sequence ATGCCAACTTTTATAAGCACGTTCATTGGGCCCGCCGTTCTATTGCTGATAACGGTTCAGGGCGTCAATGCGCAAACCCTGACCCTCGAATCGGCCCTGCAAACCGCCTTCGCCAACAACCCGGATATGGCCGCTGCACAGTGGGAAATCGACATCGCCCAGGGCGGTCGCCAACAGGCCGGTTTGATCCCGAATCCGGTCGCCTCCTGGGATGCCGAAGACACCCGCCGCAACTCGCGCACCACCACCGTCAAACTGAGCCAGACCCTGGAACTGGGTGGCAAGCGCGGCGCCCGGATTGATGTCGCCACCCGCGCCCAGGAAGCCGCGGCACTGACCCTGGAGCAGCGCCGCAACGGGCTGCGGGCGGATGTTATCGACGGTTACTACGGCGCGCTTCGGGCCCAGGAACGCCTCGACTTGGCCCAGCGCTCATTGGCATTGGCCGAGCGCGGCCTGGTGGTTGCCAACGGTCGCGTCACTGCCGGCAAATCGTCCCCGGTGGAAGCCACCCGCGCCCAGGTGCAACTCTCGGAAATTCGCCTCGAATTCAACCGCGCGCAGATGGGCCTGACCGACGCCTATCGCCGCCTCGCCGCCAGTACCGGCGCGGCCAGTACCGACTTCCAGGCGGTCGCCCCCCAAGCCCAAGCGGCACCTGCTTTACCGCCGACCGCGCAGTTGCTCGGGCGCCTGGAGCAAACCGTCGAACTGCGCCTGGCCGAGCTGCAAATCGTCCAGGGCGAGGCAGCCCTTGGCCTGGAAAAGGCCCAGCGCATTCCCGATCTCGACGTGTCCATCGGCAGCCAGTACGACGCCAGCGTGCGCGAGCGGGTCAACGTGGTGGGCGTGTCGATGCCAATCCCGCTGTTCAACCGCAACCAGGGCAACGTGCTCGCTGCCAGTCGCCGTGCCGACCAGGCCCGCGACCTGCGCAACGCCGCCGAACTGCGCCTGCGCACCGAAACCCGCCAGGCCCTGGACCTTTGGCAAACCGCGAATACCGAAGTGCGTTCGTTCAACCAACAGATCCTGCCCGCCGCCCAAAGCGCGGTGGACAGCGCCACCCGTGGCTTCGAGATGGGCAAGTTCAACTTCCTCGAAGTGCTCGACGCCCAGCGCACCTTGATTGCGGCCCGCACCCAATACCTCGCGGCGACCGCCCAGGCCACTGAAGCCTGGGTGCGTATCGAACGGATTTACGGCGACCTCGCCCGGTTTTGA
- a CDS encoding cation diffusion facilitator family transporter: MSAGHSHAQVRAGHERLLWIALALTGSFMIAEVIGAFITGSLALLSDAAHMMTDALALGISLVAIQVAKRAADRKRTFGYARFEILAAAFNALLLFGVAFYILYEAYQRLQAPAEIQSTGMLVIAVLGLIVNLISMRLLSAASGESLNVKGAYLEVWSDMLGSVGVIIAALVIMYTGWGWVDSVVAAAIGFWVLPRTWTLLKESMNVLLQGVPDGIDIDKVEQAIRGVPGVKDVHDLHIWALTSGKNVLSTHLVADSAQGTEQQILSQVTELLHEQFDISHATIQIEGEGFQHDEHDEVHA; this comes from the coding sequence ATGAGTGCAGGACACAGCCACGCCCAAGTACGCGCCGGCCATGAACGGCTGTTATGGATCGCATTGGCACTCACCGGCAGCTTTATGATTGCCGAGGTGATCGGCGCCTTTATCACCGGCAGCCTGGCGCTGTTGTCCGACGCCGCGCACATGATGACCGACGCCTTGGCGCTAGGGATTTCCCTGGTAGCGATCCAGGTGGCCAAGCGCGCCGCCGACCGCAAGCGCACGTTCGGCTATGCGCGGTTCGAGATTCTGGCTGCCGCGTTTAATGCGTTGCTGCTGTTCGGTGTGGCGTTCTACATCCTTTACGAGGCGTATCAACGCTTGCAGGCGCCGGCCGAGATCCAGTCCACCGGCATGCTGGTGATCGCGGTGCTGGGGCTGATCGTCAACCTGATTTCCATGCGATTACTGAGTGCGGCCAGCGGCGAAAGCCTGAATGTGAAGGGCGCTTACCTGGAGGTCTGGAGCGACATGCTCGGCTCTGTGGGCGTGATCATTGCGGCGCTGGTGATCATGTACACGGGCTGGGGCTGGGTGGATTCGGTGGTGGCGGCGGCGATTGGCTTCTGGGTGCTGCCACGCACCTGGACGCTGCTCAAGGAAAGCATGAACGTGCTGCTGCAAGGCGTGCCGGACGGCATCGACATCGACAAGGTGGAACAGGCAATTCGCGGCGTTCCCGGGGTCAAGGATGTGCACGACCTGCACATCTGGGCCCTCACCAGCGGCAAAAATGTGCTGAGCACTCACTTGGTGGCGGATTCGGCGCAAGGCACCGAGCAACAGATCCTCAGCCAGGTGACGGAGTTACTGCATGAACAATTCGATATTTCCCACGCCACGATCCAGATCGAAGGCGAAGGTTTTCAGCATGACGAGCACGACGAGGTGCACGCCTGA
- a CDS encoding heavy metal response regulator transcription factor — translation MRILVIEDEPKTADYLHQGLSESGYIVDCAATGADGLHLSRQHAYDLVMLDVNLPLMDGWDVLQRIRQNSSTRIMMLTAQGRLADRIKGLDLGADDYLVKPFEFPELLARVRTLMRRSVHSPVPDVLRVADLELDQGRHRAFRGLQRIDLTTKEFALLHLLMRQSGVVLSRTQIISFVWDMNFDCDTNVVEVSIRRLRAKIDDPFERKLIHTLRGVGYVLEDRE, via the coding sequence ATGCGTATTCTGGTCATCGAAGACGAACCTAAAACCGCCGATTATTTACATCAGGGATTGAGCGAAAGTGGCTATATCGTCGACTGTGCCGCCACCGGTGCCGACGGCCTGCATTTGTCTCGCCAGCATGCCTATGACCTGGTGATGCTCGACGTCAATTTGCCGTTGATGGATGGCTGGGATGTGTTGCAACGCATCCGCCAGAACAGCAGCACGCGGATCATGATGCTGACCGCCCAGGGCCGCCTCGCCGACCGGATCAAGGGCCTGGACTTGGGCGCCGATGATTACCTGGTCAAGCCGTTTGAATTCCCCGAATTGCTCGCGCGCGTGCGGACCTTGATGCGCCGCAGCGTGCACTCGCCGGTGCCGGATGTGTTGCGGGTGGCCGACCTGGAACTGGACCAGGGCCGCCATCGGGCGTTTCGCGGCTTGCAGCGCATCGACCTGACCACCAAGGAGTTCGCCCTGCTGCATTTGCTGATGCGTCAGAGCGGCGTGGTGCTGTCCCGCACGCAGATCATCTCGTTCGTATGGGACATGAACTTTGATTGCGACACCAATGTGGTGGAAGTGTCGATCCGCCGTCTGCGGGCGAAGATCGATGACCCGTTCGAGCGCAAGTTGATCCATACCTTGCGCGGCGTGGGTTATGTGCTGGAAGACCGTGAATGA